A window of the Neofelis nebulosa isolate mNeoNeb1 chromosome 13, mNeoNeb1.pri, whole genome shotgun sequence genome harbors these coding sequences:
- the PPP1R3C gene encoding protein phosphatase 1 regulatory subunit 3C: MSCTRMIQVLDPRPLTSSVMPVDVAMRLCLAHSPPLKSFLGPYDDLQRRNFVNKLKPLKPCLNIKQEAKSQNEWKRSHEQAKKRVVFADSKGLSLTAIHVFSDLPEEPEWDLQFDLLDLNDISSGLKLHEEKNLILDFPQPSTDYLSFRNHFQKNFVCLENCSLQERTVAGTVKVKNMSFEKKVQIRITFDTWKSYTDVDCVYMKNVYGGSDSDTFSFAIDLPSIIPTEEKIEFCISYHANGQVFWDNNEGQNYRIVHVQWKPDGVQTQMAPQDCAFHQVPPKTESESSIFGSPRLASGLFPEWQSWGRMENLASYR; the protein is encoded by the exons ATGAGCTGCACCAG GATGATCCAGGTTTTAGATCCACGGCCTTTGACAAGTTCAGTCATGCCAGTGGATGTGGCCATGAGGCTCTGCTTGGCTCATTCGCCACCCCTGAAGAGTTTCCTGGGCCCTTATGATGACCTCCAGAGAAGAAATTTTGTGAACAAATTAAAGCCTCTGAAACCGTGTCTCAATATAAAACAGGAAGCCAAATCACAGAATGAGTGGAAGCGTTCACATGAGCAAGCCAAGAAGCGGGTTGTGTTTGCTGACTCCAAGGGGCTCTCTCTCACCGCCATCCACGTCTTCTCGGACCTCCCAGAGGAACCAGAGTGGGATCTTCAGTTTGATCTCTTGGACCTTAATGATATCTCCTCTGGCTTAAAACTCCATGAGGAGAAGAACTTGATTTTAGATTTCCCCCAGCCTTCAACGGATTACTTAAGTTTTCGGAACCACTTTCAGAAGAATTTTGTCTGTCTGGAGAACTGCTCTTTGCAAGAGCGAACAGTGGCTGGAActgtgaaagtgaaaaacatGAGCTTTGAGAAGAAGGTTCAGATTCGTATCACTTTTGATACCTGGAAGAGCTACACTGATGTGGACTGTGTCTACATGAAAAATGTGTATGGTGGCTCAGATAGTGACACCTTCTCGTTTGCCATTGACTTACCCTCCATCATTCCAACTGAGGAGAAAATTGAGTTCTGCATTTCTTACCATGCTAATGGGCAGGTCTTCTGGGACAACAACGAGGGTCAGAATTATAGAATTGTCCATGTGCAATGGAAACCTGACGGAGTGCAGACACAGATGGCACCTCAGGACTGTGCATtccaccaggtgccccccaagacTGAGTCGGAGTCATCCATTTTTGGCAGTCCGAGGCTGGCCAGTGGGCTCTTCCCAgaatggcagagctgggggagAATGGAGAACTTGGCCTCTTACCGATGA